From the genome of Primulina huaijiensis isolate GDHJ02 unplaced genomic scaffold, ASM1229523v2 scaffold20931, whole genome shotgun sequence:
AGTTTGAGTTAAGACATAGATATGATAGGCAGGAGAGGGAGCAGAAGGGCTAactcagcatcatcgcgtcctcagaTAGGACCCGAACAACCTCGTCTTGAGTCGAGATAGGAGCAACCTCATCATGAGGCCGGAGCTGAACAACCCCGTCACGAGGCCAGGACCGAGCAACCCCGTCCCAATGAGAATGTTGGGAATTTGACCCTGGATCATTTGGGCCAATTTATTACCCAGACAGTAGAAAATGCCATGAAGAAGAATCAAGAGTCTATGTCGCTGAAACAGGCCACTCGCCTGGAGCGAGAGGAAAATGTTGTGGCCCACTAGAGTAGGGTTGAGAGACACANTTGGAAGTAGGGCTTCCtccaaatttccaacaatcAAATGTAGGAGAATATGTGGAGATGGGAGAAATGTGGAAGGAAATACGAATATTGTGGCAACAATTGGGAGGCAGAGCGCCGGCGCCCAAGAGAGGAAGTCTTTTTTCACTTGCCATTGTGGAAGAAGGGCTTCCTCCAAATTTCCAACAGTCAAATGTAGGAGAATATGACGGACATGCTGATCCAGAATAACACTTGGGGAGGTTTGAGAATGCGGCTCTGTTGCATCAGTATTAAGATGAAGTCAGGTGCAGAGTGTTTCTGGGCACGCtggtgaggtcagcccaacAATGGTTTAACACCCTGCAGCCCATCTTTATACaatctttcgaggatttttctACGGCTTTCTTGCAGCGATTTGCTAGTAGCAAATGGGAAGAAGAATTTTTCAAATCGCTGGTCAAGAAACCTCAGTCGAGTTATGATGATCTGTTAGCTCGGgcggaaaaatatgtaaatctagAGGATGCCCAGCGGCACAAGAGGATGGAGCAACGGCCTGGGGGAAGTGGAGTTGAGGGAGCGGAAAGAGGATGTAGGAAGAGAGGTACGAGTGAGGGGGATGAGGATAAAGCTAGAGGCATAGGACAATTCTCATCCCATGTTCTTCGTAATAGGAATCGTGACAAGGTGATGGAGGTGAGGGAGCTCGATGGGAGGTGGGAGAAGTCGCAAAGGGTTGAGAGCAGTGCTAGATTGCCTCCACGGGACAAACAAGAAGGATCCTCACCTGGGAGTCGACTGAGGTCTCGCCCTTTCCCTAGGCATGATCGAGACCCTCCATGGATAATTCAGAGGGTCGGGGAGCAGAGAGGGGAAGGTCGAGGTCAAAATGTCCCTCAGGAGCCCGTCGAATCGAGGAAGAGAATGAATGAGGATAACCACCTTACAagaggaatgattcatatgatctcAGGGGGAGCTACTGATGGAGACTTTGGACGAGCTCGGAAGGCACATGGGAGAAGATTAGAAAACTTTGAAATATCTAGGGGTGCAGACTTACCACTAGACCCCGTCATTAGCTTTGGGCTGGAAGATCTCATAGGCATTCTGACTCCacataacgatgccttggtggtgaGGCCCACCATTGCCAATTATGAGGTGGCGatgatatttattgataatagaAGCTCTCTAAACGTCTTGTTCAAGAGCACGTTGGATCAAATGAAGGTGGaaggatttgagtttgagccgGTCTCCACCCTGCTGTATGGGTTTGCAGGACACGTCATCCCGCCTTTGGGTCAGATTGTTCTTCCCCTATCCTTGGGGGACTGATCCTCGGCTGGTAACAAAAATGATAGCCTTCACCGTGGTGGAT
Proteins encoded in this window:
- the LOC140966985 gene encoding uncharacterized protein, encoding MGEMWKEIRILWQQLGGRAPAPKRGSLFSLAIVEEGLPPNFQQSNRFASSKWEEEFFKSLVKKPQSSYDDLLARAEKYVNLEDAQRHKRMEQRPGGSGVEGAERGCRKRGTSEGDEDKARGIGQFSSHVLRNRNRDKVMEVRELDGRWEKSQRVESSARLPPRDKQEGSSPGSRLRSRPFPRHDRDPPWIIQRVGEQRGEGRGQNVPQEPVESRKRMNEDNHLTRGMIHMISGGATDGDFGRARKAHGRRLENFEISRGADLPLDPVISFGLEDLIGILTPHNDALVVRPTIANYEVAMIFIDNRSSLNVLFKSTLDQMKVEGFEFEPVSTLLYGFAGHVIPPLGQIVLPLSLGD